A genomic stretch from Dissulfurispira thermophila includes:
- a CDS encoding 3-deoxy-D-manno-octulosonic acid transferase, whose protein sequence is MYLAYNILYLIALFILFPFEYLKRSRELRNRWLKERLGLYKTTPHYSNTPLPCIWIHAVSVGEVIASTPLIKKIKEKYTDADIIISTVTDTGQKVAQERIGNIAKVIYVPFDIPFAINMAVKKIKPSIFIIVETELWPNIIRIMRRNSIPVLLMNGRISEKSFNRYKIFRFFMQDVLNNINILCMQNELYAERMRELGADPNKIKTIGNFKFDTRPSSAVPEWTGIFRRQKTEDREQTNERGFTIISGSTHRTEEDLILNAYMKLRTDFPRLNLIIAPRHPERFREVEELLKKKGLEYVKRSELHNSWFAESSESHRVSGLQTSYQASGIIILLDVIGELSSVYSVCDIAIMGGSFIEHGGQNPLEPAYWGKAIVCGPHMENFPFIDEFYRTGSALKTDSDSLYESLKGLLISPERILSMGNLAKELYEKNSGAADKAIAVIEKHL, encoded by the coding sequence ATCTGAAACGGTCAAGGGAATTAAGGAATAGATGGCTCAAAGAGAGATTGGGTCTTTATAAGACAACCCCCCATTACTCCAACACCCCATTGCCTTGCATCTGGATACATGCGGTTTCTGTCGGAGAGGTAATAGCATCAACTCCCTTAATCAAGAAGATAAAAGAAAAATATACTGATGCAGATATTATCATTTCTACTGTTACTGATACAGGACAGAAAGTTGCACAGGAAAGAATTGGGAATATAGCAAAGGTTATTTATGTGCCATTTGATATACCATTTGCCATAAACATGGCAGTTAAAAAAATCAAACCGTCTATCTTTATTATTGTGGAAACAGAATTATGGCCTAATATTATCAGGATTATGCGCAGAAACAGTATCCCTGTATTATTAATGAACGGAAGAATATCAGAAAAATCATTTAACAGGTATAAGATATTTAGATTTTTTATGCAAGATGTTTTGAATAATATAAATATTCTTTGCATGCAGAATGAATTATATGCAGAAAGGATGAGAGAATTAGGCGCAGATCCCAATAAAATCAAAACAATTGGCAATTTTAAGTTCGACACAAGACCGTCTTCTGCTGTCCCTGAATGGACAGGGATATTCAGAAGACAGAAGACAGAAGACAGAGAACAGACAAATGAAAGGGGATTTACAATAATTTCAGGAAGCACACACAGGACAGAAGAGGATTTAATTCTTAATGCATATATGAAATTAAGAACTGATTTCCCGAGGCTCAATCTCATTATTGCTCCGAGACATCCTGAGAGATTCAGAGAGGTAGAAGAACTACTGAAAAAGAAAGGTCTTGAGTATGTGAAGAGGTCGGAATTACATAACTCATGGTTTGCGGAGTCCTCAGAGAGTCACAGGGTTTCTGGGTTACAAACAAGCTATCAGGCATCTGGCATCATTATTCTCCTTGATGTTATCGGAGAACTTTCATCTGTTTATAGTGTATGTGATATTGCAATAATGGGAGGAAGTTTTATCGAGCATGGCGGACAAAATCCACTTGAACCAGCATATTGGGGTAAAGCTATTGTTTGCGGTCCACATATGGAGAACTTTCCTTTTATTGATGAATTCTATAGAACTGGCAGTGCATTAAAAACAGATTCAGATAGTCTCTATGAATCATTGAAAGGTCTTCTTATTTCTCCTGAGAGGATTCTATCAATGGGAAATCTTGCAAAGGAGCTTTATGAGAAAAACTCAGGTGCAGCAGATAAGGCTATAGCGGTGATAGAAAAACATCTATGA
- the lpxK gene encoding tetraacyldisaccharide 4'-kinase: MTFLEFPYYIGYSLDKCCKLKQQKRLPNKVISIGNITVGGTGKTPATIAIAEEAKRRGFSPIILTRGYRGKVKGPVFVQQSRDTSPLHPFTSSSRLYGDEPVLMAERLKDVLIVKCADRYEGGMFALSSIHRFSHLPIIFILDDGFQHWRLYRDIDIVLIDGLNPFGNRRLLPIGPLREPLNELKRADIFVVTKTKNKALSDELGNINPDTPVYFSEYRVRKIMDMDGNEYPVEMLKDKNIYAFCGIANPDSFMQIVRSICGDVRGFKAYRDHYLYSQKDIIHLTQQCKVLNCDFLLTTEKDMVKIKEIQNSKFRVQNILYLEVDFCAESEFFDLIFKSILKGTKPL, encoded by the coding sequence ATGACATTCCTTGAGTTTCCCTATTACATTGGATATTCTCTTGACAAGTGCTGCAAGCTGAAGCAACAAAAGCGCCTTCCTAATAAGGTCATTAGCATTGGTAATATAACAGTCGGTGGTACAGGCAAGACACCAGCAACCATTGCTATTGCAGAGGAGGCAAAAAGGAGAGGCTTCAGCCCCATAATATTGACAAGGGGATACAGGGGAAAAGTAAAGGGACCAGTTTTTGTGCAGCAATCAAGAGACACTTCACCCCTTCACCCATTCACCTCTTCTTCACGCCTTTATGGTGACGAACCAGTATTAATGGCAGAGAGATTGAAAGATGTTCTGATTGTAAAGTGTGCTGATAGATATGAGGGTGGCATGTTTGCTCTTTCATCAATTCACCGATTCTCACATTTACCTATTATTTTCATTCTCGATGATGGATTCCAGCACTGGAGGCTCTACAGAGATATTGACATTGTCTTAATAGACGGATTGAATCCATTTGGAAATAGGAGATTGCTTCCAATTGGGCCATTAAGAGAGCCGTTGAATGAATTAAAAAGGGCAGATATTTTTGTGGTGACAAAAACAAAAAATAAGGCATTGTCAGATGAGCTTGGAAATATTAATCCTGATACACCTGTTTATTTCTCTGAATATAGAGTGCGCAAGATCATGGATATGGATGGTAATGAATATCCAGTGGAGATGTTAAAGGATAAGAATATTTATGCCTTCTGCGGAATAGCAAACCCTGATTCATTTATGCAAATAGTTCGCTCTATTTGCGGGGATGTTAGAGGTTTTAAGGCTTATAGAGATCATTATTTATATTCTCAAAAAGATATTATCCATCTTACACAACAATGCAAGGTATTGAATTGTGACTTTTTGCTTACAACAGAAAAAGATATGGTAAAAATAAAAGAAATTCAAAATTCAAAGTTCAGAGTTCAAAATATACTGTACCTTGAAGTTGATTTCTGTGCTGAGTCTGAATTTTTCGATTTGATTTTTAAAAGTATCCTTAAAGGGACGAAGCCCCTTTAA